The following DNA comes from Methanothrix sp..
TTGCCTGTATAATTCTGGCATTCATTGGATCAAGCGTAGCAGATGGGGCAAGAGACTGGTTATCCAGTGGTTATGTGGTCACCGGCTATTACCCCGCAGCCGTATGGGGCCCCACAACCTACTATTATGGATACTTCGACTATGCCGCATCCGACCCGTGGTATAGATATGTGGCAGGACCATACCTCAATAGCTGGTACTGGCCGTCTTGGTATTATCGAAGCTATCCAGTAAGCTACTACCGCCCTGCTTATTGGTATGGTTGGCCCTGGACGTATTCAGTTTATTATTGAACTGGGGGCGCCAGAAGATCGCCCTAACGCTGCCTGCTCTGGGATAGCAGGCGATCCTCTGGCAGCGCCGTCCGCCCTGTGCCTGTCTTGAACTGTGTCTGCCTTGAAGTTGGAGTCAGAGTCAGCCTTGCAGGAGCCTCGGCTTGATCGCTCAATCAGAGCATCTGCAGCCCCGGGCAAATATCTTTTCTGCCTCTCTGCATCCATTCTGCATCCATTCTGCATCTATTATCTTTTCAGCCCTCTGCTTTGAGGGAGCATGCTTCTGCCAAGAAAATCTGTAAGCCATTCCACCTGGCCGGGGGGCATGGCCCGCTTCCCCTGGATGATCTCCACCACCAGATCGGCTACCTCCTGGGGGCTACGTCCAGTGGTATCGATCTCATCCACCCGATCTGAGAGCTCCACCGCCTCCACCAGTATCACATCCAGTGCCTCAGCCTCCAGATTCTCCCTGATCTTCTCCGGCAGGTAACCCCTATTCTCCAGCCGGGGCTCAAGCTCCCGGGGTGAGAGCCGGAGGACTATCGACCAGGGGGCGAAGTGATGGGAATAGTGGCCTTCAAGGATGGAGATCTCCCCGGAGTCCATCTCCGCCAGATGCTCTGCCAGTCCATCCATATCCGCCTCCAGGCAGCCTCTCACCGGGTCGGTGCCCAGATTCAGGCCGCTCCGGACCAGGGCGTTTATGTCTATCACCCGGTAGGGCAGGAGATGAGCGACGGTGGTCTTCCCCGTCCCCGGGGTGCCGGTCAGGGCGATATGCATATCAGCGCTGAATCTCCCTGTAGGCGGCCAGGAACTGCTCGTTCTCTGCCGGGGTTCCCACTGTCACCCGGACATGATGCTCTCCCGCCCCCCGGAATGGGCGGCAGTCACGGATGATGATCCCCCTTT
Coding sequences within:
- a CDS encoding adenylate kinase family protein, whose translation is MHIALTGTPGTGKTTVAHLLPYRVIDINALVRSGLNLGTDPVRGCLEADMDGLAEHLAEMDSGEISILEGHYSHHFAPWSIVLRLSPRELEPRLENRGYLPEKIRENLEAEALDVILVEAVELSDRVDEIDTTGRSPQEVADLVVEIIQGKRAMPPGQVEWLTDFLGRSMLPQSRGLKR